Proteins encoded together in one Gemmatimonadaceae bacterium window:
- the dnaG gene encoding DNA primase, with translation MISDETVDRVREAADIVQIIGEHVPLRRTGTDFRGPCPFHQGTHKNFSVSPRKGIYYCFVCHEGGDVFTFLQKRLGMDWPGAIRYVAEKVGIPIEEVQQRREGPHPDQPLWDLNAAVADWFRTLLWDDEEGRQARDYLALRRVSRETADRFGLGFAPRDGEALRRHFSALGYSDAQLLEAALLVARDEGGEPRARFRHRLMFPILDAAGHTVGFGGRLLGPGEPKYLNSAESRVFSKGKLLYGLHMAKHAIRRDDRVMVVEGYFDAVRLVSAGFDWVVAPLGTALTEQQGQILRRYAKNAFLLYDSDRAGLKATFRSGDELLRHGMTVQVVTLPEGEDPDSFVDRRGAPALAAALGDAIDVFERKVQLLERAGWFADLRRKRRALDRLLPTIRATQDPITRDMYLTRASEAAGVSRDVLERELAAARDRARAVARPADEAPRAQPARAALRRAPAGRQPPVERRLVWILVHAPALRDYIGEQIGADDLTSAALGTILAAIVAAGADASPGDIALSLPDDAGELFRTLVEEPPRDGFDMQREADGCLAALRAAPLRRRLLENQRAIDIASDAEKDALIRDKVRLQRELSALGAGRIKSFDPAQ, from the coding sequence ATGATCAGCGACGAAACGGTCGACCGCGTGCGCGAGGCCGCCGACATCGTGCAGATCATTGGCGAGCACGTGCCGCTCCGTCGCACGGGCACCGATTTCCGGGGACCGTGTCCGTTCCATCAGGGCACGCACAAGAATTTCTCGGTGTCGCCCAGGAAGGGCATCTACTACTGCTTCGTCTGCCACGAAGGCGGCGACGTCTTCACGTTCCTGCAGAAGCGGTTAGGCATGGACTGGCCGGGCGCCATTCGCTACGTCGCGGAGAAGGTGGGTATTCCGATCGAGGAAGTGCAGCAGCGCCGGGAGGGCCCGCATCCGGACCAACCGCTTTGGGATCTGAACGCCGCGGTGGCCGACTGGTTCCGGACGCTGCTGTGGGACGACGAGGAGGGGCGGCAGGCGCGCGACTATCTGGCGCTGCGCCGCGTGAGCCGCGAAACGGCCGACCGGTTCGGGCTCGGCTTCGCGCCGCGCGACGGCGAGGCGCTGCGCCGGCATTTCTCCGCGTTAGGCTACAGCGACGCGCAGTTGCTCGAGGCGGCGCTGCTGGTGGCGCGTGACGAGGGCGGGGAGCCGCGGGCGCGGTTTCGCCATCGGCTCATGTTCCCGATTCTCGACGCGGCGGGGCACACCGTCGGCTTCGGCGGCCGGCTGTTGGGCCCCGGAGAACCCAAGTACCTCAACTCGGCGGAATCGCGGGTGTTCTCGAAGGGCAAGCTGCTCTACGGATTGCACATGGCCAAGCACGCCATCCGGCGGGACGATCGCGTGATGGTGGTGGAAGGCTATTTCGACGCCGTGCGGCTGGTGTCGGCCGGGTTCGACTGGGTCGTCGCTCCGTTAGGCACCGCGCTCACCGAGCAGCAGGGGCAGATCCTCCGCCGCTACGCCAAGAACGCGTTCCTGCTGTACGACAGCGACCGCGCCGGCCTCAAGGCGACGTTCCGCTCGGGCGACGAGCTGCTGCGCCACGGGATGACGGTCCAGGTGGTGACGCTGCCCGAGGGCGAAGACCCGGACAGCTTCGTCGACCGCCGCGGCGCGCCCGCCCTGGCGGCGGCGTTAGGCGACGCGATCGACGTGTTCGAGCGCAAGGTGCAGCTGCTGGAGCGCGCCGGCTGGTTCGCCGATCTGCGCCGCAAACGCCGCGCCCTCGACCGCCTGCTGCCGACGATCCGCGCGACGCAGGACCCGATCACGCGCGACATGTACCTCACGCGGGCGAGCGAGGCCGCCGGAGTGTCCCGCGACGTGTTGGAGCGGGAGTTGGCGGCCGCGCGCGACCGCGCCCGCGCGGTCGCGCGACCGGCCGACGAGGCGCCTCGCGCCCAGCCTGCGCGCGCCGCGCTGCGGCGCGCACCGGCCGGTCGCCAGCCGCCCGTCGAACGCCGTCTCGTCTGGATCCTCGTCCACGCGCCGGCGCTCCGCGACTATATTGGCGAGCAGATCGGCGCCGATGACCTCACCAGCGCTGCGTTGGGCACGATCCTGGCGGCGATCGTCGCGGCCGGCGCCGACGCGAGTCCGGGAGACATTGCACTCAGCCTCCCCGACGACGCGGGCGAGCTCTTCCGAACGCTGGTCGAAGAGCCGCCGCGCGATGGATTCGACATGCAGCGCGAAGCGGACGGGTGCCTCGCCGCCCTTCGGGCCGCGCCGCTCCGCCGACGGCTGCTCGAGAATCAGCGCGCCATCGACATCGCCTCCGACGCCGAGAAGGACGCGCTCATCCGCGACAAAGTGCGGCTGCAGCGCGAGCTGTCGGCGTTAGGCGCAGGCCGCATCAAGAGTTTCGACCCCGCACAATAG
- a CDS encoding 50S ribosomal protein L11 methyltransferase produces the protein MSWTEVRVHHAGDATREAVVAALVHAGAPAVQELDESLLTHVPGDADVAALYAALYAADATVTIEARDAGHIDVARAWPPTVGVQRIGRVAVAPPWRAAEIADAECPVVIEPAMAFGTGEHETTRGVLRLMQDVVRPGDTVIDLGAGSAILSIAAVRLGAGRAIAIESDPQAIENAEQNAAANGVADRVRVIEGDARVILPLVAPARVLFANIISQVVVELAPAMRASLSPNGRAVVSGILTAERDAVVSSLGEAGWRVEAEHVEGEWWSSVIAPR, from the coding sequence GTGAGCTGGACCGAGGTTCGCGTGCACCACGCCGGCGACGCGACGCGCGAGGCGGTGGTCGCGGCCCTCGTGCATGCCGGCGCGCCGGCAGTTCAGGAGCTGGACGAATCGTTGCTCACCCACGTGCCCGGTGACGCCGACGTCGCGGCGCTGTACGCCGCGCTGTACGCCGCCGACGCAACGGTCACCATCGAGGCGCGCGACGCCGGTCACATCGATGTTGCTCGCGCCTGGCCGCCCACCGTTGGCGTGCAACGGATCGGGCGCGTTGCCGTGGCGCCGCCGTGGCGGGCCGCCGAAATCGCCGACGCCGAGTGTCCCGTGGTCATCGAGCCGGCGATGGCGTTCGGCACCGGAGAGCACGAGACCACGCGCGGCGTGCTGCGCCTCATGCAGGATGTAGTACGGCCCGGCGACACCGTCATCGACCTCGGCGCCGGCAGCGCGATTCTGTCCATCGCCGCCGTTCGGTTAGGCGCGGGGCGCGCGATCGCCATCGAATCCGATCCGCAGGCGATCGAGAACGCGGAACAGAATGCCGCGGCCAACGGCGTCGCCGACCGCGTGCGGGTGATCGAAGGCGACGCGAGGGTCATTCTGCCGCTCGTCGCGCCGGCGCGCGTGCTGTTCGCCAACATCATCTCACAGGTGGTCGTCGAGCTGGCGCCGGCCATGCGGGCGTCGCTTTCGCCTAACGGGCGGGCCGTGGTCAGCGGCATCCTGACCGCCGAGCGCGACGCCGTGGTGTCGTCGTTGGGCGAAGCCGGCTGGCGGGTCGAAGCCGAACACGTCGAGGGGGAATGGTGGAGCAGCGTGATCGCGCCGCGTTAG
- a CDS encoding GatB/YqeY domain-containing protein encodes MSELIARLTTDLNASRKAKDKAGTLLLGTILADIKNRRIELMRDLTDDDVREVLRKGIKRRREAIEMYDKAARTDLASRERDEVTRLETYLPAAIGDDEIRAAVRAAIASGATTIGALMGKVMPQFKGRADGSAINRIAREELPG; translated from the coding sequence GTGTCCGAGCTGATCGCCCGGCTGACGACCGATTTGAACGCGTCGCGCAAAGCGAAGGACAAAGCCGGCACGCTGCTGTTAGGAACCATTCTCGCCGACATCAAGAACCGCCGCATCGAGCTGATGCGGGACCTGACCGACGACGACGTGCGCGAGGTTCTGCGCAAGGGCATCAAGCGTCGGCGCGAGGCGATCGAGATGTACGACAAGGCGGCGCGCACCGACCTCGCATCGCGCGAGCGTGACGAGGTGACGCGCCTCGAGACGTACCTGCCGGCGGCCATCGGCGATGACGAGATCCGCGCCGCCGTGCGCGCGGCGATCGCGTCCGGCGCCACCACGATCGGTGCGCTCATGGGCAAAGTGATGCCGCAGTTCAAGGGACGCGCCGACGGCTCGGCCATCAACCGCATCGCGCGCGAAGAGCTGCCCGGTTAG
- a CDS encoding histidine triad nucleotide-binding protein, with protein sequence MSETCLFCRIVQGEIPATVVASTDDAIAIRDIDPQAPVHVLVLPKQHLRSLNDATDAGLVGRLIALAAEVARKEGIADSGYRLVINTNEHGGQTVHHLHVHLLGGRPLRWPPG encoded by the coding sequence GTGTCTGAAACCTGCTTGTTCTGTCGCATCGTACAGGGCGAAATACCGGCGACGGTCGTCGCGTCCACGGATGACGCCATCGCGATTCGAGACATCGATCCCCAAGCGCCGGTCCACGTGCTGGTGCTGCCGAAACAGCACCTGAGGTCGCTCAATGATGCGACGGACGCGGGCCTGGTCGGACGATTGATCGCGCTGGCGGCGGAGGTTGCGCGGAAAGAGGGAATCGCCGACAGCGGATATCGACTGGTCATCAACACGAACGAGCATGGCGGACAAACCGTGCACCACCTGCACGTGCACCTCCTCGGCGGACGTCCGCTGCGCTGGCCGCCGGGTTAG
- the rpsU gene encoding 30S ribosomal protein S21, which produces MSEVIIHDDENFERALKRFKKKCEKAGILSDLRKHRHYEKPSERRKRKENAARRKNRRPRPV; this is translated from the coding sequence TTGTCTGAAGTCATCATCCACGACGATGAAAACTTCGAGCGTGCCCTCAAGCGCTTCAAGAAGAAGTGCGAAAAGGCAGGCATTCTCTCCGATTTGCGTAAGCATCGGCATTACGAGAAACCGAGCGAGCGCCGGAAGCGGAAAGAGAACGCGGCGCGACGCAAGAATCGCCGTCCGCGCCCGGTCTGA
- a CDS encoding RsmE family RNA methyltransferase, whose product MVEQRDRAALAAFFCQDPMAAGHTVVLGEGEVQHARVRRIGIGERVRLVDGAGAVATGTVVRLTKAQASIDIEAVDRVEPGPVIHLMLPVADRERMLWLAEKATELAIFSWRPVMWKRSRSVSPRGEGVTFQAKVRTRMLSALTQSGGAWLPVLYPDATPDRAVASAPSGARWLLDSEGEPAPNVPVTAPITIAVGPEGGVEPEERTLLTGAGFVPVRIAPLTLRFETAAIAGLAIARAALLGTMEKSRV is encoded by the coding sequence ATGGTGGAGCAGCGTGATCGCGCCGCGTTAGCCGCCTTTTTCTGCCAGGACCCGATGGCCGCCGGCCACACCGTGGTCCTCGGCGAGGGCGAAGTGCAGCACGCCCGCGTCCGACGCATCGGTATCGGCGAACGCGTGCGTCTCGTGGACGGCGCCGGCGCCGTCGCGACCGGCACGGTCGTGCGCCTCACGAAAGCGCAGGCGTCCATCGACATCGAAGCGGTGGATCGCGTCGAGCCCGGGCCGGTGATTCACCTCATGCTGCCCGTGGCGGACCGCGAGCGCATGCTCTGGCTCGCCGAAAAAGCGACAGAGCTCGCGATCTTTTCGTGGCGCCCGGTGATGTGGAAGCGCTCGCGCAGCGTGAGCCCGCGTGGCGAGGGCGTCACGTTTCAAGCAAAAGTCCGGACGCGAATGTTGTCGGCGCTCACGCAGTCCGGCGGCGCCTGGCTGCCCGTTCTGTATCCCGACGCCACACCCGATCGGGCGGTCGCCTCAGCCCCATCGGGCGCGCGATGGCTGCTCGACTCGGAAGGCGAGCCGGCGCCGAACGTGCCGGTCACCGCGCCGATCACTATCGCCGTCGGCCCCGAAGGCGGCGTCGAACCAGAAGAGCGAACGCTGCTCACCGGCGCGGGATTCGTACCCGTGCGGATCGCGCCGCTCACCCTGCGCTTCGAGACCGCGGCCATCGCCGGACTGGCCATCGCGCGCGCCGCGCTGCTCGGCACCATGGAGAAATCGCGTGTCTGA
- a CDS encoding endonuclease MutS2 has product MNRHTLSVLEFPAVLAVVADRAATPLGAERVRTLAPLDDVAAVAQALDRVAALRALLPGSDAFRPEPIPPLEAPLARLRAAGSVWSGEELVAGGVLLRSSRLTRAALTDARRPPAALAVLAPLAGALVDRTPAEAAIERALEPDGAVKDDASPALRRMRRELRGAQAELVQLLERIVARLDERHRVSDMSVTVRNGRYVIPVRREARGAVGGIVHDESATRGTLFVEPPAAVEFGNRIRELEADERREVERILAELTDGLRPLRDAMAASLDALVEIDALYARARYADDFGCAPVALGEARDGLDLHGGRHPLLLARGGAVVPFDLALGGGERTLLLSGPNTGGKTVLLKAIGLIAAMTKAGIPAPIGPESRVALFDDCFADVGDEQSIEASLSTFSAHVKNLAEILDRATPDSLVLIDELGSGTDPAEGAALGAAIVDELTRRGAVTVATTHLGDLKLLATELPGVVNASLQFDEQALAPTYRLIKGIPGRSYGLAIARRLRLPPDILTRAEDRLSTGERDLAALLADLERREAALSERESRATEASSSASERLDRLTERERAVREAERHHERDAREQARRYLLDARHEVERAIREVRAHSGAEDAVRDARRRVEDLATEHAAAAQRLERTTVGGPAADRPATAPAVGDVVELATLEGRVGRVVELRGEDAVVAVGAIKLTVPAATLTRTAQSPGAAEPVTIRGDLPEEHAASEIDVRGMRVDEMEHTVLHALDAAVRGDLKSLRIIHGKGTGALRERVAELLRGDPRVSSFRLGAWNEGGAGVTVTDLR; this is encoded by the coding sequence GTGAATCGGCACACGCTGTCGGTGCTCGAGTTCCCCGCGGTGCTCGCGGTCGTCGCCGACCGCGCGGCGACTCCGTTAGGCGCAGAGCGCGTGCGGACGCTGGCGCCGCTCGACGACGTCGCCGCCGTCGCGCAGGCGCTCGACCGCGTCGCCGCCCTGCGCGCGCTGCTCCCGGGGTCCGATGCGTTCCGCCCGGAGCCCATCCCGCCGCTCGAGGCGCCGCTCGCGCGGCTGCGCGCCGCGGGCAGCGTCTGGAGCGGGGAAGAGCTGGTCGCGGGCGGGGTGTTGCTCCGGTCGTCGCGCCTAACGCGAGCCGCGCTCACCGATGCGCGCCGCCCTCCGGCCGCGTTGGCCGTGCTGGCGCCGCTCGCCGGCGCGCTCGTCGACCGGACGCCGGCCGAGGCGGCCATCGAGCGCGCGCTCGAGCCGGATGGCGCTGTGAAAGACGATGCCTCGCCGGCGCTGCGCCGGATGCGCCGCGAGCTGCGCGGCGCGCAGGCGGAGCTGGTGCAGCTGCTCGAGCGCATCGTCGCCCGACTCGACGAGCGCCACCGCGTGAGCGACATGTCGGTCACGGTGCGCAACGGTCGCTACGTGATCCCGGTGCGCCGCGAGGCGCGGGGCGCCGTGGGCGGGATCGTGCATGACGAATCGGCGACGCGCGGCACCCTGTTCGTCGAACCGCCGGCGGCGGTGGAGTTCGGCAACCGGATCCGGGAGCTCGAGGCGGACGAGCGCCGGGAAGTCGAGCGCATCCTGGCCGAGCTCACCGACGGCCTGCGCCCGCTGCGCGACGCGATGGCGGCGTCGCTCGACGCGCTGGTCGAGATCGACGCGCTCTACGCCCGCGCCCGCTACGCCGACGACTTCGGCTGCGCGCCGGTGGCGTTAGGCGAAGCCCGCGACGGCCTGGACCTCCACGGCGGCCGCCATCCGCTGCTGCTCGCGCGCGGCGGCGCCGTGGTGCCGTTCGACCTTGCGTTAGGCGGCGGCGAGCGCACGCTGCTGCTCTCGGGCCCCAATACCGGCGGGAAAACCGTGCTGCTCAAAGCCATCGGCCTCATCGCCGCGATGACCAAGGCCGGGATTCCCGCGCCGATCGGCCCCGAGAGCCGCGTCGCGCTCTTCGACGACTGCTTTGCCGACGTGGGCGACGAGCAGTCCATCGAAGCCAGCCTGTCGACCTTCAGCGCGCACGTGAAGAATCTGGCGGAAATCCTCGACCGCGCGACGCCGGACTCGCTCGTGCTGATCGACGAGCTGGGCTCGGGCACCGACCCGGCCGAAGGCGCTGCGTTAGGCGCGGCGATCGTCGACGAGCTCACGCGGCGGGGCGCCGTCACCGTCGCCACGACCCACCTCGGCGACCTCAAGCTGCTCGCCACCGAGCTGCCCGGCGTGGTGAACGCATCGCTGCAGTTCGACGAGCAGGCGCTGGCACCCACCTATCGCCTCATCAAAGGCATTCCGGGCCGGTCGTACGGTCTGGCGATCGCCCGCCGCCTGCGGCTGCCGCCCGACATCCTGACGCGCGCCGAAGATCGGCTGTCCACCGGCGAGCGCGACCTGGCCGCCCTCCTCGCCGATCTCGAGCGACGCGAGGCTGCGCTCTCGGAACGCGAGAGCCGTGCGACCGAAGCCTCGTCGTCGGCCAGCGAACGACTCGACCGGCTCACCGAACGAGAGCGCGCCGTGCGCGAAGCCGAGCGACACCACGAGCGCGACGCACGCGAACAGGCCAGGCGCTACCTGCTCGACGCCCGTCACGAAGTGGAGCGCGCCATCCGCGAGGTGCGTGCGCACTCCGGCGCCGAGGACGCGGTGCGCGACGCCCGCCGGCGCGTCGAGGACCTGGCCACCGAGCACGCCGCCGCCGCACAGCGCCTCGAACGCACGACAGTGGGAGGACCGGCGGCGGACCGGCCCGCAACGGCGCCCGCCGTGGGCGATGTCGTCGAGCTCGCGACGCTCGAGGGACGGGTGGGGCGCGTGGTCGAGCTGCGCGGCGAGGACGCCGTGGTCGCAGTCGGCGCGATCAAACTCACGGTCCCCGCGGCAACCCTGACCAGGACGGCGCAATCGCCCGGTGCGGCGGAGCCCGTCACGATTCGTGGCGACCTCCCCGAAGAGCACGCCGCGAGCGAAATTGATGTACGAGGCATGCGTGTCGACGAGATGGAGCACACCGTCCTGCACGCGCTCGATGCCGCGGTGCGGGGCGATCTCAAGTCGCTGCGCATCATTCACGGGAAAGGCACGGGTGCGTTGCGAGAGCGAGTAGCAGAATTGCTGCGCGGCGACCCGCGTGTATCCAGCTTCCGGCTCGGCGCCTGGAACGAGGGAGGCGCGGGCGTGACGGTGACGGACCTCAGGTGA